A portion of the Vicingus serpentipes genome contains these proteins:
- a CDS encoding DUF4783 domain-containing protein, with translation MRNLFLGLLLIISTHIVALPLNSNIVDALKAGDATELSKFIDSSIDLSIPENEGMFSKTQGTIILKTFFFKNKPSDFRVLNSGDAKNNTHYAIGTLDTVKGQFRVYILYKEINGKSTIVELRIETDE, from the coding sequence ATGAGAAACCTTTTTTTAGGATTATTATTAATTATATCAACACATATTGTTGCTTTACCACTTAATTCTAATATCGTAGACGCATTAAAAGCAGGAGATGCAACTGAACTATCGAAGTTTATTGATTCATCTATAGACTTAAGTATTCCTGAAAATGAAGGAATGTTTAGTAAGACTCAAGGCACAATTATTCTTAAAACTTTCTTTTTTAAAAACAAACCTTCTGACTTTAGGGTTTTAAATAGTGGTGACGCAAAAAACAACACTCACTACGCAATAGGAACACTTGACACAGTAAAAGGTCAATTTAGAGTCTATATTCTTTACAAAGAAATTAATGGTAAGTCAACCATTGTTGAATTAAGAATAGAAACTGACGAGTAA
- the rlmH gene encoding 23S rRNA (pseudouridine(1915)-N(3))-methyltransferase RlmH: protein MKIKLIVIGRTDETYLKDGITKYLERLKHYVNFEFIILNDIKLGKKANIILQKEMEGKLILEKVNLNDFLVLLDENGEQFTSMNFSNYIQKRMNAGNDLIFVVGGPFGFSEEIYSRANAKISLSKMTFSHQMVRLFFVEQIYRAFTILKGEKYHHH from the coding sequence ATGAAGATTAAGTTAATAGTTATTGGAAGAACAGACGAAACTTATTTAAAAGATGGAATTACAAAGTATTTAGAACGCTTGAAGCATTATGTTAATTTTGAATTTATAATACTTAATGACATTAAATTAGGTAAAAAAGCAAACATTATTTTGCAAAAAGAAATGGAAGGTAAGTTAATATTAGAAAAAGTTAATTTAAATGACTTTTTGGTTTTGTTGGATGAAAATGGAGAGCAGTTTACTTCTATGAATTTTTCAAATTACATTCAAAAAAGAATGAATGCAGGCAATGATTTAATATTTGTTGTTGGAGGTCCATTTGGCTTTTCAGAAGAAATTTATTCTAGGGCTAATGCAAAAATATCTCTTTCAAAAATGACTTTTTCTCATCAGATGGTTAGATTGTTTTTTGTTGAGCAAATTTATAGAGCTTTTACCATTTTAAAAGGAGAAAAGTATCATCACCATTAG
- a CDS encoding YihY/virulence factor BrkB family protein, which translates to MNKLIKKIIATDLVQKPLAISKKLVLPGFDNIPLFDVVVFLIKGLQKNSLTTRASSLAFRFFLALFPTIIFLLSIIPFIPIDNFHAQLMLLIEQVLPSSAYELAISTIDDLINHKNSELLSFGFLFAIYLASDGVNSMIIAFNNSYHATKEASFIRQRLISFLLLFILTILMVIAIALIVFSKVIITYLISLGFLNDGISVILLTIGKFIVLIGVFFLGISSIYYYGNTGNSKFRFVSAGSSLATLLIMLLSWGFAFYINNFGTYNKVYGSIGTLIVIMLWLYFNSLVLLIGFELNSSIEHAKQTKNENI; encoded by the coding sequence GTGAATAAACTTATAAAAAAAATAATTGCTACTGATTTAGTTCAAAAACCACTAGCCATTTCTAAAAAGTTAGTTTTGCCTGGTTTTGATAATATTCCGTTATTTGATGTTGTCGTATTTTTAATAAAAGGTTTACAAAAAAACTCTCTCACCACAAGAGCAAGTTCATTAGCATTCAGGTTCTTCTTAGCACTTTTTCCTACAATTATTTTTTTATTATCAATAATTCCTTTTATACCCATTGATAATTTTCATGCGCAATTAATGCTTTTAATTGAACAAGTTTTACCATCTAGTGCATACGAATTAGCAATTTCAACTATTGATGATTTAATTAATCATAAAAACTCTGAATTATTATCTTTTGGTTTTTTGTTTGCAATTTACCTAGCAAGTGATGGAGTTAATTCTATGATAATTGCATTTAACAACTCTTATCATGCGACAAAGGAGGCTAGTTTCATTCGTCAACGATTAATATCATTTTTATTACTTTTTATATTAACTATATTAATGGTTATAGCAATTGCATTAATTGTTTTTAGTAAAGTAATTATAACTTACCTTATATCTTTAGGTTTTTTAAATGATGGCATCTCTGTTATTCTATTAACCATTGGTAAATTTATTGTATTGATAGGTGTCTTCTTTTTAGGTATTTCGTCAATCTACTATTACGGAAATACTGGGAATAGTAAATTTAGGTTTGTGTCTGCAGGTTCAAGTCTTGCAACTCTACTTATCATGCTTTTATCTTGGGGATTTGCCTTTTACATAAACAACTTTGGAACCTATAATAAAGTTTACGGCTCAATTGGAACACTTATTGTTATTATGTTATGGTTATATTTTAATTCATTAGTTTTACTTATTGGATTTGAATTAAATTCAAGTATCGAACACGCTAAACAAACTAAAAACGAAAACATTTAA
- a CDS encoding head GIN domain-containing protein has protein sequence MIYKNKIVKYLIAIIYICLLNSCDKDSACIKGAGNIVTEDRTTSEYFDKIFLNHNINLQIIQDSNISIVAVGGENLLSRIITKVEDGTLKISSENKCSFLRDYDNLITVYLSVPNIKNIEYIGFGDVTSNGILDFPELTIDSREGTGKINLELNSKNLYLKQHTGPVDFNISGFTKFLYVYTNGNGWVYCQDIVSEKVHVSSNGTGDVFVNPLDELRIELRSIGNVNYFGNPLLNITDQSGSGEIIKK, from the coding sequence ATGATCTACAAAAACAAAATAGTAAAATATTTAATAGCAATAATTTATATATGCTTGCTCAATAGTTGTGATAAAGATTCTGCATGTATAAAAGGAGCTGGAAATATTGTAACAGAAGATAGAACAACTTCAGAATATTTTGATAAGATTTTCCTTAATCATAATATAAACTTACAAATAATTCAAGATAGCAATATATCTATAGTAGCTGTAGGAGGAGAAAATTTATTATCGAGAATAATAACCAAAGTTGAGGATGGAACATTAAAAATTTCGAGTGAAAATAAGTGTAGCTTTTTAAGAGATTATGATAATTTGATTACTGTTTATTTAAGTGTTCCAAATATTAAAAATATAGAATACATTGGTTTTGGAGATGTAACCAGTAATGGAATATTAGACTTTCCTGAACTTACAATAGATTCAAGAGAGGGGACAGGAAAGATTAATCTAGAATTAAATTCAAAAAATTTATATTTAAAACAACATACTGGACCAGTAGATTTTAATATTAGTGGGTTTACTAAATTTTTATATGTTTATACAAATGGAAATGGATGGGTATATTGTCAAGATATAGTTTCAGAAAAAGTTCATGTAAGTAGTAATGGAACAGGAGATGTTTTTGTAAATCCATTAGATGAGTTACGAATTGAATTGCGTTCAATAGGTAATGTAAATTACTTTGGTAATCCGTTATTGAATATTACAGACCAATCAGGATCTGGAGAAATTATTAAAAAGTAG
- a CDS encoding chalcone isomerase family protein — protein sequence MKKLILTSIFVSLITLTFAQKEIAGVTIPTKVKFEETSLALNGAGIREKFWIDLYVGGLYTSQKYSDATSVMNDDKTMAIKLHIISSMITTKKMVDAVDEGFKKSMKGKQAELKDEIEKFKAIFTPEIKENDIYDLVYIPNKGTVVYKNSKPSITIKGLKFKQALFGIWFCNEPADDDLRDQMLGK from the coding sequence ATGAAAAAATTAATTCTTACAAGCATCTTTGTTTCTCTAATCACTTTAACTTTTGCTCAAAAAGAAATTGCTGGAGTTACAATACCTACTAAAGTAAAATTTGAAGAAACTTCATTAGCATTAAATGGAGCCGGAATTCGAGAGAAATTTTGGATAGATTTATATGTAGGAGGGCTTTACACTTCTCAAAAATATTCTGACGCAACAAGCGTAATGAATGATGATAAAACTATGGCTATTAAACTACATATTATTTCATCTATGATTACAACAAAAAAAATGGTTGATGCAGTTGATGAAGGTTTTAAAAAATCGATGAAAGGAAAACAAGCTGAATTAAAAGATGAAATCGAAAAATTTAAAGCTATTTTCACTCCAGAAATTAAAGAAAATGATATTTACGATTTAGTATATATTCCTAATAAAGGTACTGTAGTCTACAAAAACAGTAAGCCTTCGATTACAATTAAAGGATTGAAATTCAAACAAGCATTGTTTGGTATTTGGTTTTGTAACGAACCAGCTGATGATGATTTAAGAGATCAAATGCTAGGTAAATAA
- the nadC gene encoding carboxylating nicotinate-nucleotide diphosphorylase, with protein MYTDELIEIAIKEDIGDGDHTSLACIPKNAIGKAHLLVKEVGIIAGVELAEKIFKRIDSNLIFNKLMNDGSQIKKGDIVFTIEGNRQSILQAERLALNFMQRMSGIATTTSYYVSLVDGLNTKILDTRKTTPGLREIEKLAVKIGGGQNHRIGLYDMIMIKDNHIDYAGGIEKAIKTTVEYLKTNNKQLKIEIEARDLDELNQILNVGMVDRIMLDNFSYEDLKTAVKLIDKKYETEASGGITDKTIRNYAECGVDFISVGALTHQIKSLDLSLKAI; from the coding sequence ATGTATACTGACGAATTAATAGAAATAGCTATTAAAGAAGATATTGGTGATGGAGACCATACCTCTTTAGCTTGTATCCCAAAAAATGCGATTGGTAAAGCACATTTATTAGTTAAAGAAGTTGGAATTATAGCTGGTGTTGAACTTGCTGAAAAAATATTCAAACGCATTGACTCAAATTTAATTTTCAATAAATTAATGAATGATGGATCACAAATAAAAAAAGGAGACATCGTTTTTACAATTGAAGGAAACCGACAATCAATTTTACAAGCTGAACGATTGGCTTTAAATTTTATGCAAAGAATGAGTGGCATTGCTACAACAACTTCTTATTATGTTTCCTTAGTTGATGGATTGAATACAAAAATATTAGATACAAGAAAAACAACTCCAGGACTTAGAGAAATAGAAAAATTAGCTGTAAAGATTGGTGGTGGGCAAAATCATAGAATAGGTTTATATGATATGATTATGATTAAAGACAATCACATTGACTACGCTGGAGGAATTGAAAAGGCAATAAAAACAACAGTTGAATACTTAAAAACCAACAATAAACAACTAAAAATTGAGATAGAAGCGAGAGATTTAGATGAGCTAAATCAAATTTTAAATGTTGGAATGGTAGATCGAATTATGCTCGACAACTTCTCTTACGAAGATTTAAAAACAGCAGTAAAGCTTATAGATAAAAAATATGAAACTGAAGCTTCTGGTGGAATTACAGATAAAACCATTAGAAATTATGCTGAATGTGGTGTTGATTTTATTTCTGTGGGAGCTTTAACTCATCAGATAAAAAGTTTAGACCTTAGCCTTAAAGCTATTTAA